The genomic segment GTATACTTACTCATCATCGAGGACGTACATCTGGTTACGCTTGCAGCACTTTTTGACACACGTATAACCGTCTCGGCCGCAGTACTGGTCGCGTGGCCTGCACGTTCGGGCCACCATCTCATCGGATGGCGTCAGGTCGATGCAGTAGTCCGGTGGAAACTCGATGGCTGACGATTGGGCCTCCATCAGCCCACGCACCTCCACAGCGGGCACGTCGACTAGCAATTGCGTGGCGTTGCACTTTGGCTGCTCATAATCGTAACCCACCATCACCGCATCGGACGCCTCCTGGAATCCGTCCCACAGTCGCTGTATCATCCTCCGCCGGTAATCGTCGTCGTCCGCACCGGCTGGTCCGCAGAACCGCACTTCCGGATCGTACTGCTGGCCTGGCGGACAGCACTTCCAGACCGGAAATGCCGTCTGATTGCCATCACACGTGCCGTTGATCGTCTCGATCATGTGGAACGTTCGATTTTTGTTCCTGCAAGTCTTGACGATGTCTTCGCCGCCGTTCGCTACCAAACTACTGTTGCAACATATAACGGCGTTGGTGGGCCACCAGCCGATCGCTACAACGAGAAAAGCGACAGTGGCGGCGAAACACGAACGGACGGTATTCATCGTGTGTGCACACTGTTTGAATTGTCTTTCGTGACTGTCGGCTGCGGCGTATGTCTGCAATCGAGACCGTTCgacgcgccgccgccgccgccgcgcccCGACAGCCGCACtcttatgaaatattatacaaatacgatATATTGGTTTGCGTcggctaaatatattataatattattgtattatgaattatgattattatttatactatgaaattaatatctttatatgatatcacatctttttaaaacttaaaaatcatttttttttttttaattaggctTCTTAGCTTTTATTTACACGGAGTTCGACGaagtgtttttgttgtgatatcacCAATGTTATCActaagtttctttttttttattcaatgattatttttctttatttagcATTCATTGTTTGTACACTTTAGTTGgcatatttataacaaaataatatcaatatattattgtacgcgtGGTACAAACACAGTAATAACTAACAACAGTAATAACACACGAATATACTAAtactagtaataattaaaattaaacaaattacattaaataaaataaaacaaatttagggTATAAGGTGATTTAATGATGCGATAGTCAATAACgaaatgaaacaaataataaatacgtgaAGTCTTAAAATCGTGAAATAGCGCAATAATGAAATGCGTCGCGTACACGAAATAGAATGGGGGAACCGGTGTCATAGGATTATATACCataggatatttttaccccccagtaaaaatgtaatttttggcTCTAATTACCGACAAGGTAAAAAAATAACCCGGGGGTAAATATATGCTAAGACATAGTTACCTCcccagtaaaaatgtcatgttatCGGGGATTtaaatatcctaggatataGCTACACCTAGGTAAAATTGTTTGGAGGCCACATGTGGCGTAAACTGGGGGTTGCACTTGTGGGGGGTATAAATATATCAGTATATACGTTCTAACCCCCGGGTGAAAAAATACAACAAGATTTtcttaagtacctatttcataCTTTAacttactgtttttttttcaaaaatatccaaGTTATATATAATTCGAAATAATTGttgatatataaacattttagcatatattatactttgctTACAGTAACTGAGGGgtggaaaatgaaaatacaaaacgtTCTATTGCCAAAATTGCCAAAACTTTCTTAGCTatcgatttttatgaaaaaaatattgattaatcgATTGTTATAATCAGAATAGATCAAAACGTTTAACGCACTATTTCCTGGTCAAAATTActagttaatataaaacaaacctTTTTCATATATAACAATGATACTTAGAAAATCAAAACGTATACTTTTTCCAGTTTTACGCCAAAACGTACTGTTGCCCGTCTTAAAATAATAGGCACCAATCAATATTTATACCAAAACGCGTACTTTTATGTTATACCAAAACTTACTATTATCCGTgtggtatgtatatatagggatgtaaaatagttaatccaaaacctattaaaatttaattttcaaaatttttattaagtttgaaattaaattaaaaatataactctaGAATATTTAGCAcatttgaattgttttaaatataaataataaattattaaaaaaaattgtcttcaaaataatttgtctatttacaaatacattaaacaaatttactttATTGCGATCACTGAATGACTCGTACATTTTAAGAAGGGACTGTTAAATACTTtctaatcattagctttcgtttgatacTGATTTCAAAGTTCTGGGTGAAAATGGATGGGCAACTTGAAATTggttcaatttttaagtttttcatcTTAAACTCTTTTACAATTTCTATTtgttttcagttaaaaaaatcAGTTGTAAAATGGTTTCTATAAGATATTGTACTTATCGTgtataggaaatataatatgcaaaatgtttatttctgaaaaataattatttacataagtatataggtacctatatatactacattatatagTTTAGATTGTATTTGCAACGAATATTGAATCCactataaatttgattttgcgAAATCTTAAAGGatatggttattcatttttattataggtatcataaATCTTAAAACTACGGATGATCTGAACAGTGATTTAACACCATATGTAGATAATACTCGCAATGTTATTTTTACtactaacataaaataattaatgtaacaatattacaataaattgtggttcaaaatgtatttgagtaaaaattacattttaatttattaaaaataataaaagtaaacagctcaaaaattaTGCATgctaattgtatattaaaggtagttatttagttatttagttatttaataccaataatGATACCTAGATTAAATTATTACGGTATATAAATATGTCTATATCTATAACATACGTATTTAATTATGGAATTGCAGGTAGTACAAAACTTGttgcttatattttttagataaatcgtattttttgattattaactattattttatttttataaataccacaaaaaaaaaaaaaaaaataatatttatagcatcttaataatgatttttttattcccTAGGACCTAAagtcttaatatataatataatatattcatattgcaTTTAGAAATCATTATAACTTTTATGAGCACTGTCCAGTGCCACTTTTATGACGACACAGTGATAACGTTAATTTGTGTCAACTCACTGTGATTCATTGAACGTTTAAACTTTTTCCGTAAGTCCATAATAACTTTGGGCTTTGCCACAAATATAAGAAATACGAATACTTTTTGAAGATAACTAGCTGCAtcaataatgtacaatatgatCCCATCCATTGGGAATAAAATAGATAGTAcctatcgaaaaaaaaatatggtgttCCCATAACCAGAAATAGTTTGATGCTCATTACAAatctgaaaacaattaaaaatcaaaagttatattaattcaaatgaaaagtttttaaatattttttgactaataaatcaaaagctgtttagatgatattttatattaattaattatagataagACGGAAACTACtaactttaaatatatcaaacttTTAGATAAATTAGTAatgacgtcataataatattacctataaaatatgttgtactatagtacaatttaaaaatatagattttaataatctTCTTATTTTTAGATGCTTATCACTCACTCAGAGAttatcgttttaaatatttagctatgtttaaataatgaatattatgtaggtacaaaaagTAGTTAACAGACTATATTACGTACGTACCCTATGTGAATGAATAGTACTGTATTTTTACTTCTCTCTGTAAACAAGAAAAACTTTCTATTTTTGAGTCTGTTCGTTTGATTTTATTGATCTCAGATTTAATTCTTAAACAATAAATAGAAGTTAGCAAGAACAAATTAAATTGGCAGTCAGCATAGCAGACGCTGGTATCAGGAGGAAAATTAAACCTCCGTAGCCTGTCAAgtctggaaaaatattaaatataaattaataattatatatttataaccacgtaaattacaaatttaatatagaaaacCAGTGGCACCGATGTTCATTCAAAGTTACATCGCAATATGTTAAACTTTATACAAACACTGAAACAAACACCTATACCGTCGATTATTAGATTTTTCCCTTTTATAAGTCCAACAAAAACGTTTTTTTCACAACCAATATAAGTAAAGttacaaaataagtaaacaatGTAAACGTTAATGTtgtaaatagaatattaaaattacaaatattttttaattaaaatgacattgatattttaaaattgtaagttaCAATATCTAGAAGATTTATATTACCTAACTAGTGGAAAAGACGGAAACCactaactttaaatttatcaaatttttagatTAGGTAATGAGTAATAAAGTcatataacctattataatagttcgagttgaaaatatagattttacatTATCTTCAGTAAGTATTAAATGACACAGTTGGGCGCATactgtaaacaaattataaagctTACTAGtttattatacgtaggtattaagtactacaataaatataggtaattaagaaattaataagTACTCGAAGTACGCCACggttttaactatatttatagtGAACGAgtcttaaataatgaataatatgtaggtaccaaaaGTAGTTTACAGactatatgtatacatagtaTGCGGTAGTCTTTACCTAATGTAGGTATGTGTCCTATGTGAATGGGTAATACCCTACTGTATAGGTACTTCTCTTTGTACACAAgacatttttgtgtttttgaatcATCGgtttgtttgaatttattgaGTTCAGATTTAATTCTTGAACAATGAATAGTAGTTAGcaagaacaaaattaaattgacaGTCAACATAACGCAGGTGGGTAGTAAGAAGAAAATTAAAGTTCTGTAGCCAGTGAAatctggaaaaatattaaatataaattgataatcatatatttataaccatGCAATATACAAATTCGGTAGGTATAGAAAATCAGTGACGCCGATGTTCATTCAAAGTTATATtgcaaaatgttcaactttataCAAACACCTATACCgtcgattattatattttccccTTTATGAACCaacataaactttttttcaaaaccattaaaacgagtaaatatacattaaatagttatagtACGTAAatagttggaaaaaaatataagagtaacaaatatattttaaacaaaattaaatccatattataaaattttaggtAACAAAGGTACCTGGGTAAGTCGTAAccgtaagtacctacttttctttgaaaattattcTGTTAAACTACTTATTATGGGTGTATGTATTTGTgttttatgtaagtataaatagataataattaaaaactaataattaatatcgttcattaatattaaacgtATAATCATACCAACAGTGATTATCTTCAagtcaaacatttaaaacaagccATTAATACTAGATTCTATAGGTACCACAACCGTTTACTACTCACTCAAAACATGTATTGCAGTCACTGTATCTAGGATCGGCTCCACTGAAGAGAACGAATTGAACTATTAATGTACCAACATAAaggtttgttttaataaaattactaccaaattcatttttttaaggagtaatatagcaggttaaatattgaaaaccaaaatcaacttatatttttatttcgagtttaaaagttaagttattgCTGTCTTACATCTCACTGTGCGTTGCCGTGCAGTGGTGTAGTACCTATTTAGAATAGTTTACAGGAACAGAAACCCTTTCAACCCGTTGACTTAACCCTTTCAAGTTTCAGACCCTATGTCCTTCCCGGgggacatattttattttgtttattcttaTCTACAGTATTCAATTTACATAAAACAGTGTA from the Acyrthosiphon pisum isolate AL4f chromosome X, pea_aphid_22Mar2018_4r6ur, whole genome shotgun sequence genome contains:
- the LOC115033294 gene encoding uncharacterized protein LOC115033294, giving the protein MLTVNLILFLLTTIHCSRIKSELNKFKQTDDSKTQKCLVYKEKLDRLRRFNFPPDTSVCYADCQFNLFLLTSIYCLRIKSEINKIKRTDSKIESFSCLQREVKIQYYSFT